A single genomic interval of Chitinophaga sp. 180180018-3 harbors:
- a CDS encoding helix-turn-helix domain-containing protein gives MDKRIKYSLAQKQIAVKSVLSGHDTFSSAARKIGGTDTTIHRWVNLYKLHGQAGLQQRPGNYTGTFKFQVLQYMFEKGLSLMQTAMIFGITQDNIVGRWLKKYEREGAAGLLKETRGRKSSTMTKKSKKSKKPVTDPTQAKLAALEAELLYLRAENAYLKKLDALIQEEKAAQDQNKRQEPSEN, from the coding sequence ATGGATAAGCGAATCAAATACAGTTTAGCGCAAAAGCAAATAGCAGTTAAGTCCGTACTGTCAGGTCATGACACATTTAGCTCAGCTGCCCGCAAGATCGGAGGCACCGATACCACAATTCACCGTTGGGTCAATCTTTATAAGCTTCATGGACAAGCAGGATTACAGCAGCGCCCAGGTAATTATACAGGAACATTTAAATTCCAGGTGCTCCAGTATATGTTTGAAAAGGGGTTATCTTTAATGCAAACAGCCATGATTTTTGGTATTACCCAGGATAATATAGTTGGTCGATGGCTTAAAAAGTATGAACGAGAGGGAGCTGCCGGGTTGTTAAAAGAGACAAGAGGCCGAAAAAGTTCGACGATGACAAAAAAATCGAAAAAGAGTAAAAAACCAGTAACAGATCCAACACAGGCCAAACTAGCGGCTTTAGAGGCAGAGCTGTTGTATTTGCGGGCGGAGAATGCCTACCTAAAAAAGTTGGATGCCTTAATTCAGGAAGAGAAAGCCGCTCAGGATCAAAACAAGCGGCAAGAGCCATCAGAGAATTAA
- a CDS encoding IS3 family transposase, producing the protein MELLLKVAGMARSTYYYYLKQVSVPDKHAILKGAITALYHQHKGRYGYRRITAALRRSGREINHKTVLKMMRACNLKSLVRVKKYRSYKGQQGRIAPNLLKRDFKAEKPCQKWVTDVTMFVVGDQKLYLSPIMDLYNGEIVSYSLSERSTFQPIIDMLQNALPRLPTDSKLILHSDQGWQYQMKQYQKMLIDCNIEQSMSGKGNCLDNAAMESFFSVLKTELFYLEKFDSITVLKQQIEEYIGYYNNDRIKLKLNGLSPVNYRTQAI; encoded by the coding sequence TTGGAGTTACTGCTGAAGGTGGCAGGGATGGCTCGAAGTACTTATTATTACTATCTCAAACAAGTGTCAGTACCTGATAAACATGCCATATTAAAAGGAGCAATAACAGCGCTTTATCATCAGCATAAAGGTAGATATGGCTACAGACGCATAACAGCAGCATTGAGGCGATCAGGCAGGGAAATTAATCACAAGACAGTACTGAAAATGATGAGGGCCTGTAATTTGAAAAGCCTGGTCAGGGTAAAAAAATACAGATCTTATAAAGGGCAGCAGGGCAGAATCGCGCCCAATCTGCTAAAGAGGGATTTTAAAGCAGAGAAGCCCTGCCAAAAATGGGTTACAGATGTAACCATGTTTGTGGTAGGAGATCAAAAGCTCTATCTTTCTCCTATAATGGATCTGTACAATGGGGAAATAGTGAGTTATAGTCTATCGGAACGCTCCACCTTTCAGCCAATCATTGATATGCTTCAAAATGCCCTCCCCAGGCTGCCTACCGATAGTAAACTGATATTACACTCTGATCAGGGATGGCAATACCAGATGAAACAATATCAAAAGATGCTGATTGACTGCAATATCGAGCAGAGCATGTCTGGAAAAGGTAATTGTTTGGACAATGCTGCTATGGAGAGTTTCTTTAGTGTCCTAAAAACAGAGTTGTTCTATCTTGAAAAATTTGACTCTATTACAGTCTTAAAACAGCAGATTGAAGAATATATTGGCTACTACAATAACGATAGAATCAAACTAAAATTAAATGGCCTGAGCCCTGTAAATTACCGAACTCAGGCCATTTAA
- a CDS encoding SusD/RagB family nutrient-binding outer membrane lipoprotein → MKKAYLYIILLAVCSLGACKKDLENRFYNQDKITGNGVDVVPGLFTAMVTNNKIFVQDYGEWFYLLNDGLGITGYAQLAQRYISYRYAWFSGYNDLTSGNGFNDFAISGQSYFQNSYTKLKNYEIILDTVALRTGQYKADGDLYVKLATFIKDYQCAKLVDFFNSIPFSDAFQGAKGGAQYLFPKYDDPKTVYQSIIKELGTLIDELPGTYANMSIQAKSAFNQQDLAFAGDINKWISFINFTRLKMLVRIAGVEQAYAKPLIQDALSKPLPATDLTWQLWFAVDVYSGGTWQRGLFENNYASFIPNIIMKRMNYGDSTYNEGIDDPRLPVLAMPTRYMDYRGVSSNIEAQDALYNSGQKYYPFADNVVATFAQTTKSTYNNATFHRNANMPVYMTTLAELDLLLAEISLKGLGNTGKAPEQHMKDAVIHSVNFWYWVNQLSTYAKTQLTQAQAALVYPAKPGAGVISAWGDKIAANFVAAPTLDDKMEILMQQKYIHLNLLQPYELWAELRRTRHPKLEPFTWHSSVWKPMPERVHYPTAELTGNPDNFAKVAADNNATTPIFWVPADARAKNPYWDNYNYQ, encoded by the coding sequence ATGAAAAAAGCATATTTATATATCATCTTGCTGGCAGTCTGCTCGCTGGGCGCCTGTAAAAAAGACCTGGAGAACAGGTTTTATAACCAGGACAAAATCACCGGAAATGGGGTGGATGTTGTGCCTGGGTTATTTACGGCAATGGTCACCAACAACAAGATCTTTGTACAGGATTATGGAGAATGGTTTTATTTGCTCAACGATGGATTGGGAATCACCGGTTACGCACAACTCGCGCAACGTTATATTTCCTATCGCTATGCCTGGTTTTCGGGGTACAATGATTTGACGAGTGGCAACGGGTTCAACGACTTTGCCATTTCCGGACAATCTTATTTCCAGAACAGCTATACGAAGCTGAAAAATTATGAAATCATTCTTGATACGGTGGCCCTCCGTACGGGACAGTACAAGGCCGATGGAGATTTGTATGTGAAGCTGGCTACTTTTATCAAGGATTATCAATGCGCCAAACTGGTTGATTTTTTCAATTCCATTCCTTTTTCTGATGCCTTTCAGGGAGCAAAAGGAGGAGCGCAATACCTCTTCCCAAAGTATGATGATCCTAAAACGGTTTATCAGTCAATTATCAAAGAGTTAGGCACGCTGATCGATGAATTACCGGGTACATATGCGAATATGTCTATTCAGGCAAAGAGTGCCTTCAATCAGCAGGATCTGGCATTTGCGGGAGATATCAACAAATGGATCAGTTTCATCAATTTTACCCGCCTCAAAATGCTGGTGCGGATTGCCGGAGTGGAGCAGGCTTATGCCAAACCGTTGATACAGGATGCTTTGTCGAAACCCTTGCCTGCAACAGATCTTACCTGGCAGCTCTGGTTTGCTGTGGATGTTTACAGCGGAGGAACCTGGCAGCGTGGGTTGTTCGAAAACAACTATGCTTCCTTTATCCCGAACATCATCATGAAGCGGATGAACTACGGTGACTCTACCTACAACGAAGGCATTGATGATCCCCGTTTACCGGTACTGGCAATGCCTACCAGGTATATGGATTACCGTGGCGTGTCGTCGAATATAGAAGCGCAGGATGCTTTGTATAACAGCGGACAGAAATATTATCCATTTGCAGATAATGTGGTAGCTACTTTTGCACAAACTACCAAATCGACCTACAACAACGCTACGTTCCACCGCAATGCGAATATGCCGGTGTATATGACTACCCTTGCGGAACTGGATCTGCTCCTAGCTGAAATATCTCTCAAGGGCCTGGGTAACACCGGAAAAGCGCCGGAGCAACATATGAAAGATGCGGTGATTCACTCCGTTAACTTTTGGTACTGGGTCAACCAGTTGAGCACCTATGCTAAAACCCAGCTTACACAGGCGCAGGCGGCCCTGGTATATCCTGCAAAGCCTGGTGCAGGAGTGATCAGCGCCTGGGGCGACAAGATAGCCGCGAATTTCGTAGCAGCGCCAACGCTTGATGATAAGATGGAGATACTGATGCAGCAGAAATATATTCACCTGAACCTGCTGCAACCATACGAGCTATGGGCGGAGTTACGCAGGACGCGTCATCCCAAGCTGGAGCCGTTTACATGGCATAGTTCAGTGTGGAAGCCGATGCCGGAAAGAGTGCACTATCCTACCGCAGAGCTAACCGGCAACCCGGATAATTTTGCGAAAGTGGCGGCTGACAATAATGCTACTACCCCTATTTTCTGGGTACCTGCAGATGCAAGAGCAAAGAATCCTTATTGGGATAATTACAATTACCAGTAA